The proteins below are encoded in one region of Levilactobacillus namurensis:
- a CDS encoding acetyl-CoA C-acetyltransferase, with amino-acid sequence MVDEVVILSAVRTPIGKLGRALQSVSAVQLGTLAAKAAIQRSGLAADQIQQTIFGTVVQAGLGQNVARQVELNAGLPVSSTAMTVNQVCGSSLKAIRLGQSAILMGDADAVLVGGAESMSQAPYLSPHTRFGHKFGDIQLVDGLSRDGLTDAFHGYPMGITAENVATTYHVTREEQDAFALASQQKAAVAQVEHRFADEIIPVPVGDTLVSRDEGVRPTTSLAKLAALPSAFKPDGTVTAGNSAGLNDGAAAMVLMRKSAAEAAHLPYLATLTGFQEVGIDPALMGYAPKEAIAQVLQKQQLAVSDIDRFELNEAFAAQSVAVTRDLQLPADKVNVNGGAIALGHPLGASGTRIVVTLLHELRRTGQHRGLAAMCIGGGMGMALTLEMR; translated from the coding sequence TTTTAAGCGCTGTCCGCACTCCCATCGGGAAGCTGGGGCGCGCCTTACAAAGCGTCTCTGCCGTTCAACTGGGCACGCTTGCCGCCAAGGCGGCCATCCAACGCAGCGGGTTAGCCGCTGACCAGATTCAACAAACCATTTTCGGCACGGTGGTTCAAGCCGGTCTGGGGCAAAACGTCGCCCGCCAAGTCGAATTAAACGCCGGTCTGCCCGTCTCCAGCACCGCCATGACGGTCAACCAGGTCTGTGGGTCCAGTCTCAAGGCCATCCGGTTGGGCCAAAGCGCCATCTTGATGGGCGACGCCGACGCGGTCCTGGTCGGGGGGGCTGAAAGCATGAGCCAAGCGCCCTACCTGAGTCCCCACACCCGTTTCGGGCACAAATTCGGCGATATTCAACTGGTCGACGGGCTCAGTCGCGATGGGCTCACGGACGCCTTCCACGGCTATCCCATGGGCATCACGGCGGAAAACGTCGCCACCACCTACCACGTCACCCGCGAAGAACAGGATGCGTTCGCCCTGGCCTCCCAACAAAAGGCCGCAGTGGCCCAAGTCGAGCACCGTTTCGCTGACGAAATCATCCCCGTCCCCGTGGGCGACACCCTGGTCAGCCGCGATGAAGGCGTGCGGCCGACCACTTCGTTAGCCAAGCTCGCCGCCTTACCGTCGGCCTTCAAACCCGACGGTACCGTGACCGCCGGAAATTCCGCCGGACTCAACGACGGGGCGGCAGCCATGGTCTTGATGCGCAAGTCAGCGGCCGAAGCGGCTCACCTGCCATACCTGGCCACCCTGACCGGCTTTCAAGAAGTCGGCATCGATCCCGCCCTCATGGGCTACGCGCCCAAGGAAGCCATCGCCCAAGTTCTCCAGAAACAACAGCTCGCCGTCTCGGATATCGACCGTTTCGAGCTGAACGAAGCCTTCGCAGCCCAATCCGTCGCCGTAACGCGGGACCTCCAGCTTCCCGCGGATAAGGTCAACGTTAACGGGGGCGCCATCGCCCTGGGACACCCCCTAGGTGCTTCCGGAACCCGCATCGTGGTCACCCTACTGCACGAACTGCGCCGAACCGGCCAACACCGGGGATTGGCCGCGATGTGTATCGGTGGCGGTATGGGGATGGCCCTCACGCTTGAGATGCGGTAG